The following proteins are co-located in the Candidatus Bathyarchaeota archaeon genome:
- a CDS encoding P-loop NTPase: MVDPRLNIIDKRLAKIGKIIAVSSGKGGVGKSLIASTLALTLSRSGCKVGLLDLDFSSPSTHVILKIEGLYPKEEKGIVPPVAHGLMYMSIIYYSGDDPTPLRGADISNAIIELLAITQWGSLDFLVIDMPPGIGDATLDMIRLVKGINFLVVTTSSKVAFETVRKLIRLLRDLNVPIIGVVENMKMTDSSFIRENVEEFKVSFLGKIKFDYELENSIGDVNKLLETDFARSLEKLVSQRPEIKS, translated from the coding sequence ATGGTTGATCCCAGGTTAAACATAATTGACAAAAGATTGGCAAAGATAGGGAAGATAATAGCAGTGTCAAGTGGCAAAGGAGGAGTAGGTAAGAGCTTAATCGCATCTACTCTAGCGCTTACTCTTTCAAGAAGCGGCTGCAAAGTGGGTCTGCTAGACTTGGATTTCTCCAGCCCGTCTACCCATGTAATACTGAAAATTGAGGGGTTGTACCCGAAAGAGGAAAAGGGAATTGTCCCGCCTGTGGCTCACGGTTTAATGTACATGTCGATCATCTATTACTCCGGTGATGATCCGACGCCTTTGAGAGGCGCCGACATCTCTAACGCAATAATAGAGTTGCTGGCTATCACTCAGTGGGGCTCGTTGGATTTCCTAGTGATTGATATGCCTCCTGGCATCGGAGATGCGACATTAGATATGATAAGACTCGTCAAAGGCATCAACTTTCTCGTGGTTACGACTTCATCTAAAGTGGCATTTGAAACAGTGAGAAAATTGATTAGGTTACTGAGGGATTTGAATGTGCCTATCATTGGTGTTGTGGAGAACATGAAGATGACCGATTCATCGTTCATCCGTGAAAATGTTGAAGAGTTCAAGGTGTCCTTTTTAGGGAAGATAAAATTTGACTATGAGCTAGAGAACTCTATAGGGGATGTAAATAAACTGTTAGAAACAGACTTCGCAAGAAGCTTAGAAAAGTTAGTCTCTCAAAGACCTGAAATAAAGTCTTAA
- a CDS encoding phosphoglycerate kinase yields MSKILTMNNFDFRNKTALVRVDFNSPLDPQTKKVLEDVRIRAHGETTIKELAQKGAKVVVLAHQGRPGETDFIPLEQHAKILSKILNKPVKYVDDLFGEKAKNAIKELKNGEILVLKNVRTYPEERNKETPEKHAKTDFVKTLAPLSDVFINDAFAAAHRSHVSIVGFTAVLPSVAGRIMERELNALSKALESPERPCIYILGGAKADDALRISKYVLDNNIADNVLTGGVAGHLFLSAKGLGLGKPNIKFLKKKELLGFVSGIKELIRSYPDQVKTPFDLALDVDGKREEIAVEKLPTNYPIYDIGTKTIQHYGEIIRKAKSIVVSGPMGIFENKEFMKGTREILEAVADSKAFSLVGGGHTVAAVEQLGLEKKMGYISTAGGALIEFLMGEKLPGVAALEAAAKRQL; encoded by the coding sequence ATGTCGAAAATCTTAACCATGAATAACTTCGACTTCAGAAACAAAACTGCTCTGGTAAGAGTGGACTTCAACTCTCCACTTGATCCCCAAACGAAGAAGGTCCTAGAAGACGTAAGGATTAGAGCACATGGAGAAACAACAATTAAAGAACTTGCCCAGAAAGGCGCAAAAGTAGTGGTGCTAGCTCATCAAGGAAGACCTGGAGAAACCGACTTCATCCCGCTTGAGCAACATGCAAAGATCCTGAGCAAGATACTGAATAAGCCCGTCAAGTACGTGGATGACCTTTTTGGAGAGAAAGCTAAGAATGCCATAAAAGAATTGAAAAACGGAGAAATTCTGGTTCTAAAAAACGTTAGAACATACCCCGAAGAACGAAATAAGGAAACCCCTGAAAAACACGCAAAAACAGATTTTGTAAAAACGCTGGCACCGCTATCTGACGTGTTCATCAACGACGCCTTTGCAGCTGCCCACCGCTCCCACGTTTCCATCGTGGGCTTCACAGCTGTTCTACCTAGTGTTGCGGGACGAATCATGGAGAGAGAACTCAATGCCTTAAGCAAAGCCCTTGAATCGCCAGAGAGACCTTGCATCTACATTTTGGGCGGTGCCAAGGCAGACGATGCCCTTAGAATTTCGAAGTACGTATTGGATAACAACATCGCTGACAACGTTTTAACAGGTGGTGTGGCGGGGCATCTATTCCTATCTGCAAAAGGCTTAGGCCTTGGAAAACCAAACATAAAGTTTCTCAAAAAGAAAGAATTACTAGGCTTCGTCTCTGGCATTAAAGAATTGATAAGAAGCTATCCAGACCAAGTTAAAACGCCTTTTGACCTAGCCTTAGATGTAGATGGTAAACGGGAAGAAATAGCCGTAGAAAAACTTCCGACAAACTATCCAATATACGACATTGGAACGAAAACCATTCAGCACTATGGAGAAATTATACGAAAAGCCAAGTCTATCGTTGTCAGCGGGCCTATGGGAATTTTCGAAAACAAAGAATTCATGAAGGGAACTAGGGAAATCCTAGAAGCTGTAGCAGACTCGAAAGCCTTCTCTCTTGTTGGAGGAGGTCACACAGTAGCGGCAGTTGAACAGTTGGGGCTTGAAAAGAAAATGGGTTACATAAGCACAGCTGGTGGAGCGTTAATAGAGTTTCTAATGGGTGAAAAACTGCCTGGGGTGGCTGCTTTAGAAGCCGCCGCAAAAAGGCAACTCTAA
- a CDS encoding NAAT family transporter, translating into MIGSLEFVILAITSITAVIEPASTIVAYITLAKDLNESEKRQIVRQSISVSFWVLVFFALTGQLLFSIFNITIAAFQIAGGILLVSVAIRILHPKGKEYSEAERENIAIVPLAFPLTAGPGTITTVILLSSQAETLLHTFLVFVGIAVGILVLYLGMRYASKISKLVSDEGLRAVNQLMAIIVLAIAIQFVINGITAAIPQILQ; encoded by the coding sequence ATGATTGGCTCACTAGAGTTTGTCATTCTAGCGATTACCTCGATTACGGCTGTGATTGAACCCGCCAGCACCATCGTAGCCTACATTACTCTTGCAAAGGATTTAAACGAAAGTGAAAAACGCCAAATTGTCAGACAATCTATTAGCGTTTCTTTCTGGGTCTTAGTGTTCTTCGCCTTAACAGGACAACTGCTATTCTCGATTTTCAACATAACAATAGCAGCGTTCCAAATCGCAGGCGGAATCCTGTTGGTTTCAGTTGCAATCCGCATACTCCATCCAAAAGGAAAAGAATACTCAGAGGCAGAACGAGAGAACATTGCCATCGTTCCATTAGCCTTTCCGCTTACAGCTGGTCCCGGCACAATCACAACTGTGATACTCCTCAGTTCTCAAGCTGAAACACTGCTACACACATTTCTGGTGTTTGTCGGAATCGCGGTTGGAATATTAGTACTGTATCTCGGTATGAGGTACGCCTCAAAAATTTCAAAACTTGTATCCGACGAAGGGCTACGTGCAGTTAATCAATTAATGGCCATAATCGTTCTAGCAATCGCCATACAGTTCGTGATAAACGGTATTACCGCAGCCATTCCCCAAATTCTTCAATAA
- the hypA gene encoding hydrogenase nickel incorporation protein HypA produces MHEWALAEAVVSTILKIAGEEGLKDITEVKIKIGELQQIDQEIFEFALSQLHSPLLKNAKFNFETIKAELKCKVCGHQWSFSAENLSEDVSEAIHFIPEIAHTYLKCHKCGSPDFEISMGRGIWLGSIKGVK; encoded by the coding sequence ATGCATGAATGGGCTTTAGCAGAAGCAGTGGTTTCCACAATTCTTAAAATAGCCGGAGAAGAAGGCCTTAAAGATATTACTGAAGTCAAAATCAAGATTGGCGAACTACAACAGATAGATCAAGAGATTTTCGAGTTTGCTCTCTCTCAACTCCATTCGCCCCTTCTCAAAAACGCAAAGTTCAATTTTGAAACTATAAAAGCTGAATTGAAATGCAAAGTTTGTGGGCATCAATGGAGTTTTAGCGCGGAAAACCTGAGCGAAGATGTCTCAGAAGCAATTCACTTCATTCCTGAAATCGCTCACACATACCTGAAATGTCATAAATGTGGCAGCCCAGACTTTGAAATATCCATGGGGCGTGGAATTTGGTTAGGCTCCATAAAAGGAGTGAAGTAG
- a CDS encoding GNAT family N-acetyltransferase: MFEFGNLRFRPTEREDLKLLHAWENDSELIMYSRSNPLNFVNMAQLEKQYEEWVKDEKQLHLIVELIDSKESVGIARIRREEWGNVKTADIGIYIGKKELWGKGLGKQITVALMEMSFNQLNMERCEAWSVEYNHRAHKALKACGFKKGGVVRQAAFVNGRKWDGFHFDILQGEYLKIRMNLLKQVLGHKLEEYLKKHCTIEGYEEHL; the protein is encoded by the coding sequence ATGTTTGAGTTTGGAAACCTTAGGTTTAGACCTACTGAAAGAGAAGATTTGAAGCTGCTGCACGCGTGGGAAAACGATTCTGAACTAATAATGTACTCACGAAGTAACCCATTGAACTTCGTAAATATGGCTCAGCTGGAGAAACAATACGAAGAGTGGGTCAAAGACGAGAAACAGCTTCACCTTATCGTTGAACTCATTGATTCAAAAGAGTCTGTTGGGATTGCTCGTATACGACGAGAAGAATGGGGCAACGTAAAGACCGCAGACATTGGAATATACATTGGCAAGAAAGAATTATGGGGAAAAGGTTTGGGTAAACAAATTACCGTAGCTCTGATGGAAATGTCCTTCAACCAACTGAACATGGAACGGTGCGAAGCATGGAGCGTAGAATACAATCACCGTGCTCACAAGGCTTTGAAAGCATGCGGTTTCAAAAAAGGTGGAGTAGTGAGGCAAGCAGCTTTCGTTAATGGACGAAAATGGGACGGCTTTCACTTCGACATCCTTCAAGGCGAATACCTAAAAATACGAATGAACTTGCTAAAACAAGTGTTGGGACACAAACTGGAGGAATACCTTAAAAAGCACTGCACTATCGAAGGATATGAAGAACACCTATAG